The following are from one region of the Phormidium sp. PBR-2020 genome:
- a CDS encoding TatD family hydrolase, whose amino-acid sequence MTLIDTHVHVNFDRFEADFEQVRDRWRAAGVSQLIHSCVHPQEFPRTQAIADQVPELSLAVGLHPLDAQDWTEDLAGEIRRLAQEERRVVAIGETGLDFFKADNRPKQITALRGQLNIAQALNLPVIIHCRDAASALVEELQRFRDWGGQPRGVMHCWAGTPEETQAFLDLGFYISFSGIVTFKNAQTLQESAKLVPNDRLLIETDCPFLAPVPKRGKRNEPAFVRYVAETLAQLRGVSFDDLADQTRQNAIACFALNPV is encoded by the coding sequence ATGACGCTTATTGACACCCACGTTCACGTCAACTTTGACCGTTTTGAAGCGGACTTCGAGCAAGTTCGCGATCGCTGGCGAGCCGCAGGAGTGAGCCAGCTCATCCACTCCTGCGTGCATCCGCAGGAATTTCCTCGGACGCAGGCTATTGCTGATCAGGTCCCGGAATTGTCCTTGGCGGTGGGGTTACATCCCCTCGATGCCCAAGACTGGACCGAAGACCTCGCTGGCGAGATTCGTCGTTTGGCTCAAGAAGAGCGTCGGGTGGTGGCCATCGGAGAGACGGGGCTGGACTTTTTCAAGGCCGACAACCGCCCCAAGCAAATCACCGCCCTGCGGGGACAACTAAATATCGCCCAAGCCCTGAACTTACCTGTGATTATCCATTGCCGTGACGCAGCCAGCGCCCTAGTGGAAGAACTCCAGAGGTTTCGGGACTGGGGCGGTCAGCCCCGAGGTGTCATGCACTGCTGGGCTGGAACCCCCGAAGAAACCCAAGCGTTTCTAGATCTGGGGTTTTATATTAGTTTTAGTGGTATCGTCACCTTCAAAAATGCCCAGACCTTGCAAGAATCAGCCAAGCTCGTTCCCAACGATCGCCTCTTGATTGAAACCGACTGTCCCTTTCTCGCCCCCGTGCCCAAACGGGGCAAACGCAACGAACCCGCCTTCGTGCGCTACGTTGCCGAAACCCTGGCCCAACTCAGGGGTGTGTCCTTCGATGACCTCGCCGACCAAACCCGGCAGAATGCGATCGCCTGCTTCGCTCTCAATCCGGTTTAA